The following proteins are co-located in the Candidatus Paracaedibacter acanthamoebae genome:
- a CDS encoding IS6 family transposase, translating to MLTISPSLLPHFKGFCSSPSVIMLFIYMKCRFSLSYRALEEMMMIQGAKIDHATLQRWVKRFASLIDKRGFCRKKLSNEV from the coding sequence ATGCTCACTATATCTCCCTCATTATTGCCTCACTTTAAAGGCTTTTGTTCATCCCCGTCTGTGATCATGCTCTTTATCTATATGAAATGTCGATTTTCTCTAAGTTATCGAGCCTTAGAGGAGATGATGATGATCCAGGGGGCTAAAATTGATCATGCAACCCTACAAAGATGGGTTAAGCGGTTTGCTTCACTAATTGACAAGCGTGGGTTCTGTCGCAAAAAATTAAGTAATGAGGTATAA
- a CDS encoding ATP-binding protein translates to MVYVPNRRGRKKTALEITPKIQTQTAGLPSLSEQDISFPLGSQEKEGSFSGPQWGLSEKEIEYLFKNSQDFVCILQFGGYFKRLNSTWTYILGWEIEELLGTPYINFVHPDDIEKTLEYENKFTPAGLINRYRCKDGSYRWLDWIGLSMTTEKPTKSKENYPLTIARDITLMKKLEIGLDQRLTHSARKEWYIKQRILEAVTEIQDSHINSFFYENEESNEGYSLHVILQNFIRLSESEFGFIKEITSDQIGSPPSPYLWEGNFSIEKSPTREERTKKLEELFNNFIEDILSTREPLMVNDIKDYSKKIEIPLERPPLKSFLGIPFLAEGKVIGVIGLCNRVKDINKKLLENLDLLISLSTRIVNEKNMRMTQIEGERLQQRQKEAEAANRTKSSFLAHMSHEIRTPLTGLLGMLELINKEILPDEDLNYLQMAYGAGLSLLSILNDILDTSKIEAGQLKLENIKFNPLTIAQEVIQMLSLDAHKKKIELNLVANSQLPLYVIGDPTRLRQILFNLVGNAVKFTSKGSVVVSLKGKSNKDHVKIVGDICQLITGKVTDTGIGVSPEAQERLFKPFSQSDNSILRRFGGTGLGLFITKKLCEMMGGDITVVSEVDKGTTFRFHIKVGYSKDSISSFGSPPPIREIEKLPNIRVLVAEDNAVNQIILKTLLTKAGCSVTTVWNGAEAVEAITPSPLSYDLVLMDGEMPVMDGIEATQQIRDRLKITAQALPIIAVTAHAMVEDRERFLQAGMNGYLTKPVQKEGLFAEILRCLSSSSYFERK, encoded by the coding sequence ATGGTCTATGTCCCCAACAGAAGAGGAAGAAAAAAAACTGCTTTGGAAATTACCCCAAAAATTCAAACACAGACAGCGGGCCTTCCCTCTCTTAGTGAGCAAGATATATCCTTCCCTTTAGGCTCGCAAGAAAAGGAAGGCAGCTTTAGTGGCCCTCAATGGGGCCTGTCGGAAAAAGAGATAGAATATCTTTTCAAAAACTCTCAAGACTTTGTGTGTATTCTTCAATTTGGCGGCTATTTTAAAAGGCTTAATTCTACTTGGACCTATATATTAGGATGGGAAATTGAAGAACTTCTGGGTACGCCTTATATCAATTTTGTCCATCCCGACGATATCGAAAAAACATTAGAATATGAAAATAAATTTACGCCGGCTGGGCTAATCAATCGTTACCGATGTAAGGATGGGTCTTATCGTTGGTTAGATTGGATAGGGCTATCCATGACAACAGAAAAGCCAACAAAAAGTAAAGAAAATTATCCCCTTACTATTGCCAGAGATATTACTTTAATGAAAAAACTTGAAATAGGATTAGACCAAAGACTCACACACTCAGCAAGAAAGGAATGGTACATAAAACAAAGAATTTTAGAAGCTGTTACCGAGATCCAAGATTCGCATATTAATAGTTTTTTTTACGAAAATGAGGAAAGTAATGAAGGTTATAGCTTACACGTTATTCTGCAAAATTTCATCAGGTTGAGCGAAAGTGAGTTCGGGTTTATTAAGGAGATAACTTCTGACCAAATTGGTAGCCCTCCTTCCCCTTACTTATGGGAGGGCAATTTTTCAATCGAGAAGTCCCCTACAAGAGAAGAAAGAACAAAAAAATTAGAGGAACTTTTCAACAATTTTATTGAAGATATACTCTCAACAAGAGAACCTTTGATGGTGAATGATATTAAGGATTATTCTAAAAAAATTGAAATTCCTCTTGAGCGACCACCATTAAAATCCTTTCTTGGCATACCTTTCCTAGCCGAAGGGAAAGTAATAGGTGTCATTGGACTCTGCAATCGTGTAAAAGATATCAATAAAAAACTCCTGGAAAATCTTGACCTCCTTATTTCATTATCAACTCGCATCGTTAATGAGAAAAATATGAGGATGACTCAAATAGAAGGTGAGAGATTACAACAACGCCAAAAAGAAGCTGAAGCTGCAAATAGGACAAAATCAAGCTTCTTAGCCCATATGTCCCATGAAATACGGACTCCCTTAACAGGCCTTTTGGGTATGTTGGAACTTATTAACAAAGAAATTTTGCCGGATGAAGACCTAAATTACTTGCAAATGGCTTATGGCGCTGGTTTGTCGCTTTTAAGCATATTAAACGATATTTTAGATACATCAAAAATTGAAGCCGGTCAACTTAAACTGGAAAATATTAAGTTTAATCCTCTTACTATTGCTCAAGAAGTGATACAGATGTTGTCATTAGATGCTCATAAAAAAAAAATAGAGCTTAATCTGGTGGCAAATTCTCAGCTTCCGCTTTATGTCATAGGTGATCCTACAAGATTACGACAAATTTTATTTAATTTAGTAGGCAACGCTGTCAAATTTACCAGTAAAGGGAGCGTAGTGGTTTCCCTTAAGGGGAAATCTAATAAAGATCATGTTAAAATTGTAGGAGATATTTGTCAACTTATCACCGGGAAAGTCACTGATACAGGCATTGGTGTATCACCTGAAGCTCAAGAGCGACTTTTTAAACCTTTCTCTCAATCAGATAACTCAATACTGCGTAGATTTGGAGGAACTGGATTGGGATTGTTTATTACAAAGAAATTATGTGAAATGATGGGCGGGGACATAACAGTCGTAAGTGAAGTTGATAAAGGTACAACCTTTCGTTTCCATATAAAAGTAGGCTACTCAAAAGATTCAATTTCTTCATTTGGGAGCCCCCCTCCTATAAGAGAGATTGAAAAACTACCAAATATTCGAGTGTTAGTCGCAGAAGATAATGCGGTCAACCAAATTATTTTAAAAACTTTGCTAACCAAAGCAGGATGTTCTGTTACTACTGTATGGAATGGGGCGGAGGCTGTGGAAGCTATTACCCCAAGCCCACTCTCCTATGATCTTGTCTTAATGGATGGTGAAATGCCTGTGATGGATGGTATTGAGGCAACTCAACAGATACGGGATAGATTGAAAATTACGGCGCAAGCTCTACCTATTATCGCTGTAACCGCCCATGCCATGGTAGAAGATCGTGAAAGATTTTTGCAAGCAGGTATGAACGGATACTTAACCAAACCGGTACAAAAAGAGGGTTTATTTGCAGAAATCCTGAGATGCTTATCTTCCTCCTCTTATTTTGAAAGAAAGTGA
- the mgtA gene encoding magnesium-translocating P-type ATPase: MEKQQNSMHFWSLPLQSLFSELKATPQGLTTSQVLKRRKQFGPNAFDTISHITLLRIFFLRFQNPLIILLLIAAAISAVVHDIHSAILITIMVFLSISIDAVQDFRASNAAEALKQSVALRPLVLRDQQLVKIPLEDLVPGDIVCLSAGDLVPADGRLLEAKDLFVNQSLLTGESYPVEKSAQDFRVADETITNAPNAVFMGTSILSGTAQYIVCLTGKITALGVITSTLSTQAPPTAFEIGMRQFGLLLMRLILFLILFVILANLFFDRPWLETLLFALALGVGLAPEFLPMVVSITLARGAVRMARKNVIVKRLSSIHDFGSMDILCCDKTGTLTEAKIQLAQHLDLKGEKNDHVFQIAYLNSYFETGLKSPLDEAILAYQHLERENWEKIDEIPFDFERRRVSVLVDNGKKRLLLVKGAPEDILAISTHFEDEPRPLSPKALYAKERRKIQNQFNDLSQQGFRVLGIAWREVPRTHSQAVIHDESGLTFAGFATFFDPPKSSAAEALKKLHENGVKLKIVTGDNELVTQHLCQQLNIPIDGLLMGHDIDSIDDSALSAKIEKVNLFCRMNPTQKCRIITLLKSKGHMVGFIGDGINDAPSLHSANVAVSVDSGVDVAKEAADIILLKQDLNVIYDGIIEGRTTYGNIMKYVMMMTSSNFGNMISMAGAALFLPFLPMLPTQILLNNLLYDLSEIAIPLDNVDKNFLEKPHRWKMSSIRNFMFMMGPISSVFDFLTFAILLYVFKASETLFHTGWFMESLATQILVIFIIRTRLSPLKSRPHPILAISSISLASLGIIIPFTQLGAYFSLTPLPTSFFIILGILCASYLLLAEGGKRVFYRYSINGV; the protein is encoded by the coding sequence GTGGAAAAACAACAAAATAGTATGCATTTTTGGTCCCTTCCTCTTCAAAGCCTTTTCAGTGAATTAAAGGCTACTCCTCAGGGGTTGACGACATCACAAGTTTTGAAGCGACGCAAGCAATTTGGACCTAATGCATTTGATACCATTTCCCACATCACTCTTTTAAGGATATTCTTCTTACGCTTCCAAAACCCTTTAATTATATTACTTTTAATAGCAGCTGCCATTTCAGCCGTTGTTCACGATATCCATAGTGCTATCTTAATTACGATCATGGTATTTCTCAGTATTTCCATTGATGCTGTTCAAGATTTTCGGGCCAGCAATGCAGCTGAAGCTTTGAAACAATCGGTAGCATTACGTCCTCTTGTCCTTCGAGATCAACAATTGGTAAAGATCCCTCTCGAGGATTTAGTACCCGGTGACATTGTTTGTCTTTCGGCTGGGGATCTTGTACCTGCGGATGGGCGCCTTTTGGAAGCAAAAGATTTGTTTGTTAATCAGTCTCTATTAACAGGCGAGAGCTATCCTGTTGAAAAGAGTGCGCAAGATTTTCGAGTGGCCGATGAAACAATTACCAACGCACCCAATGCTGTCTTTATGGGAACATCCATTCTATCGGGAACCGCTCAGTACATAGTTTGCCTCACGGGTAAGATTACAGCGCTTGGAGTAATTACTTCTACTCTTTCAACGCAGGCGCCCCCAACGGCATTTGAGATTGGGATGCGCCAATTTGGTCTTTTACTCATGCGCCTTATCCTATTCCTTATTCTTTTCGTCATCTTAGCCAATCTTTTCTTTGATCGACCCTGGCTTGAAACATTATTGTTTGCTTTGGCGTTAGGTGTTGGACTTGCTCCTGAATTTTTGCCCATGGTTGTTTCCATTACCTTAGCGAGAGGAGCCGTCCGTATGGCTCGGAAAAACGTTATCGTGAAAAGACTTTCAAGCATCCATGACTTCGGAAGTATGGATATTCTTTGTTGTGATAAAACAGGTACTCTTACGGAAGCGAAAATACAATTGGCTCAACATTTGGATCTGAAGGGTGAGAAAAATGATCACGTTTTCCAAATTGCCTATTTAAACAGCTACTTTGAAACGGGGTTAAAAAGTCCCCTAGATGAAGCTATTTTAGCTTATCAGCACTTAGAGCGAGAAAATTGGGAAAAGATTGATGAGATCCCTTTTGATTTTGAACGAAGGCGCGTCTCCGTTTTGGTAGATAATGGGAAAAAGCGTCTCCTGCTTGTGAAGGGAGCTCCGGAAGATATTTTAGCAATTTCTACTCATTTCGAAGATGAGCCTCGTCCCCTTTCACCTAAGGCCCTGTACGCAAAAGAGCGAAGGAAAATCCAAAATCAGTTTAATGACCTCAGCCAACAAGGTTTTCGCGTTCTAGGTATTGCCTGGCGAGAAGTTCCTCGAACTCACTCCCAGGCTGTTATTCATGATGAAAGCGGACTCACGTTTGCTGGCTTTGCGACTTTCTTTGATCCTCCTAAATCAAGTGCAGCCGAAGCCTTGAAAAAACTCCACGAGAATGGAGTAAAACTCAAAATTGTCACCGGTGACAATGAATTAGTCACACAACATCTTTGTCAACAACTTAACATTCCAATAGATGGCCTTTTGATGGGTCATGATATAGATAGCATCGATGATTCAGCTCTGAGTGCCAAAATTGAAAAGGTCAATCTTTTTTGTCGCATGAATCCCACACAAAAATGCAGAATTATTACTTTACTCAAATCGAAAGGACATATGGTTGGATTTATAGGAGATGGCATTAATGATGCACCTTCACTTCATAGCGCAAATGTAGCCGTATCAGTTGATTCCGGCGTGGATGTGGCCAAGGAAGCCGCCGATATTATTCTTTTAAAACAAGATTTGAATGTGATTTATGACGGGATTATTGAAGGACGCACAACTTATGGCAATATCATGAAATATGTTATGATGATGACCAGCTCCAATTTTGGAAACATGATTAGCATGGCAGGAGCTGCGCTTTTTCTGCCTTTTTTGCCCATGCTACCAACGCAAATTCTCCTCAATAACCTCCTTTATGATTTATCTGAAATTGCTATTCCCCTGGATAATGTAGACAAAAACTTTCTTGAAAAACCCCACCGCTGGAAAATGTCCTCCATTCGAAACTTTATGTTTATGATGGGGCCCATAAGTTCCGTCTTTGATTTTCTAACTTTCGCGATCTTACTCTATGTCTTCAAAGCTTCAGAAACTTTGTTTCACACAGGATGGTTTATGGAGTCTTTAGCAACCCAAATCTTGGTCATTTTCATCATTCGCACAAGGTTATCTCCATTGAAGAGCAGACCCCATCCTATTTTAGCCATCTCAAGCATCAGTCTGGCCTCTTTGGGAATCATCATTCCTTTTACCCAGCTGGGGGCGTACTTTAGCCTTACTCCTCTGCCCACCTCTTTTTTTATTATTCTTGGCATCCTCTGCGCGTCTTATCTCTTATTGGCAGAAGGCGGTAAACGTGTTTTCTATCGCTATAGTATCAATGGGGTTTAG
- a CDS encoding IS6 family transposase, which yields MSLTKAPKRHRFPVSIISQAVWLYYRFNLSYRDVQEQLAFRGIILSHETVRKWCTKFALHFIDVIKKHERKPSDKWHLDEMALKINGEVFVLWRAVDSDGIELDIFLQKHRNKKSAIRFLSRLLGTYPAPRVIVTDKLKSYVKPIQFMCRKADHRTHKRLNNRIENAHQPTRRKEKCLIKFKSAPGVQRLLSLMGKVRNIFSVEVSRYKNKAPDQRFAFAAAKTIWLEAALELLSV from the coding sequence ATGTCTTTAACCAAAGCTCCCAAACGTCACCGCTTCCCAGTCTCAATAATCAGTCAAGCTGTATGGCTTTATTACCGCTTTAACCTTAGTTATAGAGATGTCCAGGAACAACTAGCCTTTCGAGGAATTATCCTGAGTCATGAGACAGTCAGGAAATGGTGCACTAAATTCGCTCTTCATTTTATAGATGTCATCAAGAAGCATGAGAGGAAACCAAGTGATAAATGGCACCTGGATGAAATGGCTCTTAAGATTAATGGAGAGGTGTTTGTCTTATGGAGAGCCGTCGATAGCGACGGAATCGAGCTCGATATCTTTCTCCAAAAACATCGCAATAAGAAATCTGCTATCAGATTCCTAAGCCGATTATTGGGGACGTACCCAGCCCCAAGAGTTATTGTTACCGACAAATTGAAAAGCTATGTAAAGCCGATCCAATTCATGTGCCGTAAAGCAGATCACAGGACTCACAAGCGGCTCAACAATCGTATTGAAAACGCCCATCAACCGACTCGCCGCAAAGAAAAATGCTTGATAAAATTTAAGTCTGCTCCTGGCGTTCAGAGATTATTGTCCCTGATGGGGAAGGTCCGCAATATCTTTTCAGTAGAAGTTAGTCGGTACAAGAATAAAGCTCCTGATCAACGGTTTGCTTTTGCCGCCGCCAAGACCATTTGGCTGGAGGCGGCTCTAGAGCTTCTTTCTGTCTAA
- the traD gene encoding conjugal transfer protein TraD — MDKLEQKKKLLQQKMNRLKEKEVKVKIAERKQRTRRLIELGGLIEKAGLSELSVTQLLGALIQIKDQSGSEETLKKWSSEGEAAFNKNKGSVENEKPILIKFPIEPDLSVRKKLRSFGMRWNSVRKEWEGIADPIAIKAELNHIEMSVQEIHP, encoded by the coding sequence ATGGATAAACTCGAACAGAAGAAAAAACTCTTACAACAGAAAATGAATCGATTAAAAGAAAAAGAAGTTAAAGTCAAAATAGCTGAACGCAAACAACGGACACGTCGACTGATTGAGCTCGGGGGCCTAATTGAAAAAGCAGGACTTTCAGAGTTGTCAGTCACTCAACTTTTAGGAGCTTTAATTCAAATTAAGGATCAGTCTGGAAGTGAAGAAACCTTAAAAAAGTGGAGTTCAGAAGGAGAAGCGGCCTTTAATAAAAATAAAGGATCAGTAGAAAACGAGAAGCCAATTCTTATAAAATTCCCCATAGAGCCAGATCTTTCAGTTCGCAAGAAATTAAGATCTTTTGGAATGCGTTGGAATTCTGTCCGCAAGGAATGGGAAGGAATTGCTGATCCTATAGCAATTAAAGCTGAACTCAATCATATTGAGATGTCGGTCCAGGAAATTCATCCTTAA
- a CDS encoding AAA family ATPase, with protein sequence MAIQFARIEYVSRSGGGNACRKSAYNERSKVTCERTGEVFNWKTKSDLSHHEIMLPEGVSEKFKDSSTLWNAAEHAERRKDSQVAKESVIALPDDKVITHEDRIELSRRYADALFVSKGLAAQIDIHAPHDGEKNWHAHILVTTRGFSQDGESLATHKARETDPTIRKGYIKEEQNPGVIWTQIQNSYFKEKGYDLEVESTGIVAQIHMGPVRMRGHLTEVVARADLLKQANEEAVRNPGAIIQKLTEKSSIFSEKDVDAILIKFVAEKDRQALRDKIFNHKSIVSLYEKNSQTETGLFTTKEVRSEEERLLRFAAKVNEGKSKFLQEDISKEKGLSAEQDRALKHVLYGTKGLAIVQGRAGTGKSYTMNAIRESYERSGVKIIGLAPTHLVAGDMIKDGFELASIVHKFLFDIKNGKTIVPKDSVFMVDEAAMLGNSVLVELLHVARSKGSKVVLFGDSKQLSSVERGGMFDSLSNIYGSAVLKEVRRQKIEWQKTVSEKLGEGAYKEAILALDRAKAIDWKYTREESMASLINAWSKNHERNPHHSRLILANKNIDVDALNRAVREIRLVKGEIDVKGYEVQTQRGKEVFSLGDRVAFTMTDKKIGVQSGLLGTIKTLDDKTCVVILDSDKEVTFDPGKYQGLKLGYASTIYKSQGKTIDEIYVLHNRSSNQKLSYVALSRQAKDLKVFVNTQETKSLTHLVSQISRDSRKISSLEFMTADQLSQTAQNQNTQLNKIANMITTVVTSLKDKFYENDEFYQIKTPVQAMTGKESSVKPIDQTPLIKEVSDIEDNSLPNQERTSVQETLKKYRLESSFGIADNKTIESISALKLTLQEINKSLGISDNPTETLQKATFMAMQIQKLATQHQSMTQDQINRQIAVAANLWMEHKDTALGQRYGFNNDLIFMAHKQIKTNDKSMDLNSSTKAQTLLVEMTGITKDMPIGLEKIAGPTQLKLNKRIQEIYKDQQAVSRQQEQIRQLQRDQQKQFDR encoded by the coding sequence ATGGCTATTCAGTTTGCAAGAATCGAATATGTATCGAGAAGTGGCGGGGGAAACGCTTGTCGAAAATCAGCCTATAATGAAAGATCAAAAGTTACCTGTGAAAGAACTGGCGAAGTCTTTAACTGGAAAACAAAATCTGATTTATCTCATCATGAAATTATGTTACCAGAAGGCGTTTCGGAAAAATTCAAAGATAGTTCCACTTTATGGAATGCAGCAGAACATGCGGAACGACGCAAGGATAGTCAGGTTGCAAAAGAATCCGTTATAGCTTTACCCGATGATAAAGTTATTACGCATGAAGATCGAATTGAATTAAGTCGTCGTTATGCCGACGCTTTATTTGTGTCAAAAGGTCTGGCGGCTCAAATTGACATCCATGCGCCCCATGATGGAGAAAAGAATTGGCATGCCCATATCCTTGTTACAACACGTGGATTTAGCCAGGATGGAGAAAGCCTGGCCACACATAAAGCCAGAGAAACAGATCCAACTATCCGAAAAGGATATATTAAGGAAGAGCAAAATCCAGGAGTCATATGGACTCAAATCCAGAATTCTTATTTTAAGGAAAAGGGATATGACTTAGAGGTAGAATCGACAGGCATTGTCGCTCAGATCCATATGGGACCCGTTCGGATGCGGGGTCACTTAACAGAAGTCGTTGCTAGAGCTGATTTGCTTAAACAAGCCAATGAAGAAGCTGTTCGAAACCCAGGAGCAATCATTCAAAAATTGACAGAAAAATCTTCAATCTTTAGCGAAAAGGATGTTGATGCCATTTTGATAAAGTTTGTTGCTGAAAAAGATAGGCAGGCCTTGCGGGATAAGATCTTTAATCATAAATCTATAGTTTCGCTTTATGAGAAAAACTCTCAAACTGAGACTGGCTTATTTACAACGAAAGAAGTTCGATCTGAAGAAGAAAGACTTCTAAGATTCGCCGCTAAGGTTAATGAAGGTAAATCTAAGTTCCTCCAAGAAGATATATCAAAAGAGAAAGGACTGTCTGCTGAACAAGACAGAGCCTTAAAGCATGTTCTCTATGGAACTAAAGGATTAGCCATTGTTCAGGGTAGGGCAGGAACGGGTAAATCCTATACCATGAATGCCATTCGGGAATCCTATGAGAGATCTGGGGTTAAGATCATAGGATTAGCTCCAACTCATTTAGTTGCGGGCGATATGATCAAAGATGGTTTTGAGTTAGCCTCAATAGTTCATAAATTTCTCTTTGATATAAAAAATGGAAAAACGATCGTCCCTAAGGATAGTGTCTTTATGGTCGATGAAGCTGCAATGTTAGGTAACAGCGTCCTTGTGGAGCTACTTCATGTAGCCAGAAGTAAGGGATCTAAGGTTGTCCTATTTGGGGATTCCAAGCAGCTATCCTCTGTCGAACGGGGGGGAATGTTTGACTCTCTGTCTAATATTTATGGTAGTGCCGTCCTAAAAGAGGTCCGTCGACAAAAGATTGAGTGGCAGAAGACTGTTAGTGAGAAGTTGGGGGAAGGGGCCTATAAAGAAGCCATACTCGCCCTTGATCGTGCAAAAGCTATTGATTGGAAGTATACACGAGAAGAATCAATGGCTTCTCTTATTAACGCCTGGTCTAAAAATCATGAGAGGAACCCCCATCACAGTAGATTGATTCTAGCTAATAAAAATATTGATGTGGATGCTCTTAATAGAGCTGTCCGAGAGATCCGACTTGTTAAAGGTGAGATAGACGTTAAAGGTTACGAGGTTCAAACGCAGCGCGGTAAGGAAGTATTTTCTCTAGGAGATCGAGTTGCCTTTACTATGACTGATAAGAAGATTGGAGTGCAGAGTGGTCTTCTTGGAACAATCAAAACTTTAGACGATAAAACATGTGTCGTTATATTGGATAGCGATAAAGAAGTAACATTTGATCCTGGAAAATACCAAGGATTAAAGCTTGGTTATGCGAGTACAATCTATAAATCTCAAGGAAAGACGATTGATGAGATATATGTTCTCCATAATAGGTCATCGAATCAGAAATTAAGTTATGTGGCCTTATCGCGTCAGGCGAAAGACTTAAAGGTATTTGTGAATACTCAAGAGACAAAATCACTCACTCATCTGGTATCTCAAATTTCTCGGGATTCCCGCAAGATCTCGTCGCTAGAATTTATGACAGCTGATCAGCTCTCTCAAACTGCGCAGAATCAGAATACACAGCTAAATAAAATAGCTAATATGATCACAACTGTCGTGACCTCACTTAAAGATAAGTTCTACGAGAATGATGAGTTTTATCAGATCAAAACTCCTGTCCAAGCTATGACAGGCAAAGAATCATCTGTTAAACCAATCGATCAAACCCCCTTAATCAAAGAAGTTTCTGACATTGAGGATAACTCTCTCCCGAATCAAGAAAGAACCAGTGTCCAAGAAACTTTAAAAAAATACAGATTGGAGTCTTCTTTTGGAATAGCTGATAATAAGACCATAGAATCAATTTCTGCTCTCAAACTGACTTTACAAGAAATCAATAAATCCTTAGGGATAAGCGACAATCCAACTGAAACCTTGCAGAAAGCAACCTTTATGGCTATGCAAATTCAAAAGCTGGCAACACAACACCAATCAATGACGCAAGATCAGATTAATCGACAAATTGCCGTCGCTGCAAATCTCTGGATGGAGCATAAAGATACGGCTCTAGGACAAAGATATGGTTTTAATAATGATCTGATCTTTATGGCCCATAAACAAATTAAAACTAACGACAAATCTATGGATCTAAATTCATCTACAAAAGCACAAACCCTATTGGTTGAAATGACCGGGATTACAAAAGATATGCCTATAGGACTCGAGAAAATAGCTGGACCAACCCAGTTGAAGCTTAATAAGAGAATTCAAGAGATTTATAAAGATCAACAAGCGGTCTCCCGCCAACAGGAACAAATTCGTCAACTGCAACGAGATCAGCAGAAACAGTTTGATCGGTGA
- a CDS encoding type IV toxin-antitoxin system AbiEi family antitoxin domain-containing protein, translated as MILEFLKELTEAGYRIFTIKDAKQISKVLGTKESNIHYILRSLVSQGMIRPLYRGTYAVEDNILSGSPIHKFEIAMHLSRNGSICCWSALIFHELSDQILSTTFVFQFMPDKIRRSDYKYQIDHSQYQLIQTDAKQNWGVETIRFNELKINITDLERTLLDGLVYPQYCGGFREVMDSFLNAKYKINIEKLLEYAQRTSIATQKRLGWMLSHLGIPNLSDLKKQISTTRYDKLNPLGERRGKYNKEWMILENF; from the coding sequence ATGATTTTAGAATTTTTAAAAGAACTGACGGAAGCCGGTTATCGAATATTTACAATTAAAGATGCGAAACAGATATCTAAGGTTTTAGGCACCAAAGAATCTAATATTCATTACATATTAAGATCTTTAGTTAGTCAGGGTATGATTCGCCCTCTTTACAGGGGAACATATGCTGTTGAGGACAATATTTTATCAGGATCCCCTATACATAAATTTGAAATAGCAATGCACCTTTCTCGTAATGGTTCTATTTGTTGTTGGTCTGCTTTAATATTTCATGAACTATCAGATCAAATTCTTTCAACAACATTTGTCTTTCAATTTATGCCAGATAAAATAAGACGTTCTGACTATAAATATCAAATTGATCATTCACAATATCAGTTAATACAGACAGATGCCAAGCAAAACTGGGGAGTAGAGACCATACGTTTCAACGAACTAAAGATTAATATTACAGATCTGGAGAGAACTCTACTAGACGGCCTCGTTTATCCTCAGTATTGCGGGGGATTCAGAGAGGTTATGGATTCTTTTTTAAATGCTAAATATAAAATTAATATAGAGAAATTACTGGAATACGCTCAAAGAACCTCTATAGCAACTCAAAAACGTTTAGGATGGATGCTGTCTCATTTGGGGATACCTAATTTGAGTGATTTGAAAAAACAGATTTCGACAACTCGATATGATAAATTGAATCCTCTTGGAGAAAGAAGGGGAAAATATAATAAAGAATGGATGATTTTGGAGAATTTTTAA